A stretch of the Agelaius phoeniceus isolate bAgePho1 chromosome 1, bAgePho1.hap1, whole genome shotgun sequence genome encodes the following:
- the RNMT gene encoding mRNA cap guanine-N(7) methyltransferase: MAEVTKTEEQQVEKNLNEEVEKTPPALESASGVGCEGNTSASGTEQSTENDKEVDGGGQDGRAKRKNLDSEDEPAKKAHVIGHGQAVAAHYNELQEVGLEKRSQSRIFYLRNFNNWTKSVLIGEFIDRVRQKKSDITVLDLGCGKGGDLLKWKKGRIKKLVCTDIADISVQQCKHRYEEMKSRCRYNEHIFDAEFIQADSTKDLLSSKYNDPDMRFDICSCQFVYHYSFETYEQADMMLKNACGNLSPGGYFIGTTPNSFELVKRLEASETNSFGNDVYNVKFEKKGDYPLFGCKYDFHLEEVVDVPEFLVYFPLLEEMAKKHGMKLVYKMTFREFYEEKIKNEEHKMLLRRMQALEPYSTHGDSRLVSDKPDDYEHAKEFIKDGKAKLPLGTLSKSEWEATSIYLVFAFEKQP; the protein is encoded by the exons ATGGCTGAAGTAACCAAGACAGAAGAACAGCAAGTAGAGAAGAATTTAAATGAAGAAGTGGAGAAAACCCCTCCTGCTTTAGAGTCAGCTTCAGGTGTTGGGTGTGAAGGCAATACTTCTGCTTCAGGTACAGAGCAGTCCACTGAAAATGACAAAGAAGTTGATGGTGGTGGTCAGGATGGCAGAGCAAAGAGGAAGAATTTAGATTCTGAAGATGAACCTGCTAAGAAAGCA CATGTGATTGGCCATGGGCAAGCTGTAGCTGCACATTATAATGAACTTCAAGAAGTTGGTTTGGAAAAACGTAGCCAGTCTCGCATATTCTACCTCCGAAACTTTAATAATTGGACAAAGAGTGTCCTCATTG gtGAATTTATAGACCGGGTACGACAGAAGAAGAGTGATATAACTGTTTTGGATCTAGGATGTGGGAAAGGTGGAGACttactgaaatggaaaaaaggcagaattaAAAAACTCGTCTGTACTG ACATTGCTGACATTTCTGTGCAGCAGTGCAAGCACCGCTATGAAGAAATGAAATCCCGGTGTCGCTATAATGAACATATTTTTGATGCAGAATTCATACAAGCAGATAGTACCAAG GATCTCTTGTCATCCAAGTACAATGATCCAGATATGCGCTTTGACATTTGCAGTTGTCAATTTGTGTACCACTATTCATTTGAGACGTATGAGCAGGCTGACATGATGCTTAAAAATGCTTGTGGGAACCTCTCTCCTGGAGGTTATTTCATTGGCACAACTCCAAACAGCTTTGAACTTGT AAAGAGACTCGAAGCTTCAGAAACAAATTCATTTGGGAATGATGTGTACAATGTAAAATTTGAAAAGAAGGGAGACTATCCCTTATTTGGCTGCAAGTATGATTTTCATTTGGAAGAAGTGGTTGATGTCCCTGAGTTTTTGGTTTACTTTCCCTTACTGGAAGA AATGGCAAAGAAGCATGGTATGAAATTAGTCTACAAAATGACGTTTCGGGAATTCTATGAAGAAAAAATCAAGAACGAGGAGCATAAAATGCTGTTAAGGAGAATGCAGGCCTTGGAG CCATATTCTACACATGGTGATTCCAGGCTTGTTTCTGATAAACCTGATGATTATGAGCATGCAAAAGAGTTTATCAAAGATGGCAAGGCAAAGTTACCATTG GGAACCTTGAGTAAATCTGAATGGGAAGCAACAA gtATTTACTTAGTATTTGCATTTGAGAAGCAACCATGA